A window of the Longimicrobium sp. genome harbors these coding sequences:
- a CDS encoding amino acid adenylation domain-containing protein: MRLQGELDAGALRRALDAIVARHEALRTTVVEVQGGPVQRIAPVEESGFHLAEHDLSGNPDGPSELRRLLGEEARTPFDLARGPLVRGRLIRLGADDYLLHVTMHHMVTDGWSMGVFTRELDVLYGAFRRGEPDPLPALPVQYADYAAWQRRWVEGDVLQEQAEYWRATLGGAPALLELPTDRPRPAQVDHKGAAVGLEMDEALTAGLKALGQRHGTTLFMTVLAGWAAVLGRLSGQQGVVVGTPTANRGRIEIEGLIGFFVNTLALRVDLAGSPTVAELLARVKERALGAQQNQDIPFEQVVEVVQPVRSLAHEPLFQVMLGWHNAAEDGAELPGLRPKGAGSAGSAGSAESPGSASEAPARFDLSLDLSEQGGRIVGSVTYATSLFDRATVERHAGYLRHVLEAMVADERQPVERLAMLPEHERRQVVEEWIATDAEYPAGSCIHELFQAQAQRTPGTVAVVFEDRSLTYAELNARANRLANHLRTLGVGPDARVAVCVERSAEMVVALLGVMKAGGAYVPLDPSHPAERLEYMLADSAPAAVLTDKQFRDRFQNTGVPVVEIDAGTPEWADQPATDPVIAELTPAHLAYVIYTSGSTGRPKGVAVPHRGVVNLLRSMRETVGMEPADRLLAVTTYAFDISVLEMFLPLLHGAATIVLPRERAADPAALAEAIRAYAPTVMQATPATWRMLVASEWEGAPRMRALCGGEALPADLASALRSRVGGLWNVYGPTETTIWSTSEAVRGDSAGASVPIGRPVANTRVYVLDAAGEPVPVGVPGELFIGGAGVVRGYLGRPEQTAERFVADPFGVEPGARLYRTGDLARWRADGTMEFLGRTDFQVKVRGFRIELGEIEARLAEHAEVREAAVMAREDVPGDVRLVAYVVGEVDTEALRAHLSTALPEYMVPAAIVVLEALPLTPNGKLDRKALPAPDFAPAKERYVAPRTHTEEVLVGIWAEVLRREQVGVAESFFELGGHSLLATLVVARVQQVFGVQVPLRAMFDDPTVAGMAGRVDAALEVLDAELAMVDPDEMAEMLALLGDSTFA; this comes from the coding sequence ATGCGGCTGCAGGGAGAGCTGGACGCCGGAGCGCTGCGCCGTGCCTTGGACGCGATCGTCGCGCGGCACGAGGCGCTGCGCACGACCGTGGTGGAGGTGCAGGGTGGGCCGGTGCAGCGCATCGCGCCGGTGGAGGAGAGCGGGTTCCATCTAGCCGAGCATGACCTGAGCGGCAATCCCGACGGGCCATCCGAGCTGCGGCGGCTGCTGGGCGAAGAAGCGCGCACGCCCTTCGACCTGGCCCGGGGGCCGCTCGTCCGCGGCCGGCTGATCCGGCTGGGGGCGGACGACTACCTGCTCCACGTCACCATGCACCACATGGTCACCGACGGGTGGAGCATGGGGGTGTTCACGCGCGAACTGGACGTGCTGTACGGCGCCTTCCGCCGCGGCGAGCCCGACCCGCTTCCCGCCCTGCCGGTGCAGTACGCGGACTACGCCGCCTGGCAGCGGCGCTGGGTTGAGGGCGACGTCCTCCAGGAGCAGGCGGAGTACTGGCGGGCCACGCTCGGCGGCGCCCCGGCGCTGCTGGAGCTGCCCACCGACCGCCCGCGCCCGGCACAGGTGGACCACAAGGGTGCGGCGGTGGGCCTGGAGATGGACGAGGCGCTGACGGCCGGGCTGAAGGCGCTGGGCCAGCGCCACGGCACCACGCTCTTCATGACCGTGCTGGCGGGCTGGGCCGCCGTGCTCGGCAGGCTGTCTGGGCAGCAGGGCGTGGTCGTCGGCACACCGACCGCCAACCGCGGCCGTATCGAGATCGAGGGGCTGATCGGCTTCTTCGTGAACACGCTGGCGCTGCGCGTGGATCTCGCGGGCTCCCCCACCGTTGCGGAGCTGCTGGCGCGGGTGAAGGAGCGCGCGCTGGGGGCGCAGCAGAACCAGGACATCCCCTTCGAGCAGGTGGTGGAGGTGGTGCAGCCAGTACGCAGCCTGGCGCACGAGCCACTCTTCCAGGTAATGCTCGGTTGGCACAATGCGGCGGAGGACGGGGCCGAGCTCCCCGGCCTCAGACCGAAGGGCGCGGGATCGGCGGGATCGGCTGGATCGGCGGAATCGCCAGGATCGGCTTCGGAAGCGCCGGCGAGGTTCGACCTGTCTCTCGACCTGTCGGAGCAGGGCGGGCGCATCGTGGGAAGCGTGACGTACGCGACCTCGCTCTTCGATCGGGCGACGGTGGAGCGGCACGCCGGCTACCTCCGCCACGTGCTGGAGGCGATGGTGGCCGACGAGCGGCAGCCGGTGGAGCGGCTTGCGATGCTGCCCGAACACGAGCGCCGCCAGGTGGTGGAGGAGTGGATCGCGACGGACGCGGAGTATCCGGCCGGGTCCTGCATCCACGAGCTGTTCCAGGCGCAGGCGCAGCGCACGCCCGGCACGGTGGCCGTGGTCTTCGAGGATCGCTCGCTCACCTACGCGGAGCTGAACGCACGCGCGAACCGGCTGGCGAATCACCTCCGCACACTGGGCGTGGGTCCGGATGCGCGGGTGGCGGTCTGCGTGGAGCGGAGCGCGGAGATGGTCGTCGCGCTGCTGGGTGTGATGAAGGCCGGCGGCGCGTACGTGCCGCTCGACCCCTCGCATCCGGCCGAGCGGCTGGAGTACATGCTGGCCGACAGCGCGCCCGCTGCGGTGCTGACGGACAAGCAGTTCCGGGATCGATTCCAGAACACGGGCGTGCCGGTGGTGGAGATCGACGCCGGCACTCCGGAGTGGGCGGACCAGCCCGCGACGGACCCGGTGATCGCGGAACTCACGCCGGCCCACCTGGCATACGTGATCTACACCTCCGGAAGCACCGGCCGTCCTAAGGGCGTGGCCGTTCCGCATCGCGGCGTGGTGAACCTCCTTCGCTCGATGCGGGAAACCGTGGGGATGGAGCCCGCGGATCGCCTGCTCGCGGTCACCACGTACGCGTTCGATATCTCCGTGCTGGAGATGTTCCTTCCCCTCCTGCACGGCGCGGCGACCATCGTGCTGCCCCGGGAGCGGGCTGCGGACCCTGCGGCGCTGGCGGAGGCCATCCGGGCGTACGCGCCCACGGTGATGCAGGCCACGCCCGCCACCTGGCGGATGCTGGTGGCCTCGGAGTGGGAAGGCGCGCCGCGGATGCGGGCGCTCTGCGGCGGCGAGGCGCTGCCGGCGGATCTCGCGTCGGCCCTGCGGAGCCGTGTGGGCGGGCTGTGGAACGTGTACGGACCGACGGAGACGACCATCTGGTCGACGTCCGAGGCGGTCCGCGGCGACTCCGCCGGTGCCAGCGTGCCGATCGGCCGCCCCGTGGCGAACACTCGCGTCTATGTCCTGGATGCGGCGGGCGAGCCGGTGCCGGTGGGCGTGCCCGGCGAGCTGTTCATCGGGGGCGCGGGCGTGGTGCGCGGCTACCTGGGCCGCCCGGAGCAGACGGCGGAGCGCTTCGTAGCCGATCCCTTCGGCGTCGAGCCGGGGGCGAGGCTCTACCGCACGGGCGACCTTGCCCGGTGGCGGGCGGACGGGACGATGGAGTTCCTGGGCCGTACCGACTTCCAGGTGAAGGTGCGCGGCTTCCGCATCGAGCTGGGGGAGATCGAGGCACGCCTGGCCGAGCACGCGGAGGTGCGCGAGGCGGCGGTGATGGCGCGCGAGGACGTGCCGGGCGACGTGCGGCTGGTGGCGTACGTGGTGGGCGAAGTGGACACGGAGGCGTTGCGCGCGCACCTCTCCACCGCCCTGCCCGAGTACATGGTGCCGGCGGCGATCGTGGTGCTGGAGGCGCTGCCGCTGACGCCGAATGGGAAGCTGGACCGCAAGGCGCTGCCGGCGCCGGACTTCGCCCCGGCGAAGGAGCGCTACGTGGCGCCGCGCACGCACACCGAGGAAGTGCTGGTGGGGATCTGGGCGGAAGTGCTGCGCCGGGAGCAGGTGGGCGTGGCGGAGAGCTTCTTCGAACTGGGGGGGCACTCGCTGCTGGCGACGCTCGTGGTCGCGCGCGTGCAGCAGGTGTTCGGCGTGCAGGTGCCGCTGCGGGCGATGTTCGACGACCCCACGGTCGCGGGGATGGCGGGTCGCGTAGACGCGGCCCTGGAAGTGCTGGACGCCGAGCTCGCCATGGTAGACCCGGACGAGATGGCGGAGATGCTCGCCCTCCTGGGCGATAGCACCTTCGCATGA